One stretch of Zingiber officinale cultivar Zhangliang chromosome 6B, Zo_v1.1, whole genome shotgun sequence DNA includes these proteins:
- the LOC121990952 gene encoding uncharacterized protein LOC121990952, translating to MFVKTRLELPANSVGKPLPCKNWDATLIKKVEANVKATCILQCGLTKEELNRVGPFSGVKELWQKLIELHKGTSDTKENETASQLHARIQDLLNELHAIG from the exons atgttCGTCAAAACTAGGCTGGAATTACCAGCTAACAGCGTCGGCAAGCCGCTCCCTTGCAAGAACTGGGATGCAACTCTAATTAAGAAGGTAGAAGCTAATGTCAAAGCAACCTGCATCCTTCAGTGTGgcctgacaaaggaggaactcaacagagtagggCCTTTCTCAGGTGTAAAGGAGCTGTGGCAAAAGCTGATCGAACTACATAAGGGTACATCAGACacaaag GAAAATGAAACGGCAAGCCAACTACATGCTCGCATACAAGACCTATTGAACGAACTCCACGCAATCGGCTAA